A portion of the Harpia harpyja isolate bHarHar1 chromosome 15, bHarHar1 primary haplotype, whole genome shotgun sequence genome contains these proteins:
- the MYL6 gene encoding myosin light polypeptide 6 isoform X1 has protein sequence MCDFSEEQTAEFKEAFQLFDRTGDGKILYSQCGDVMRALGQNPTNAEVMKVLGNPKSDEMNLKTLNFEQFLPMMQTIAKNKDQGCFEDYVEGLRVFDKEGNGTVMGAEIRHVLVTLGEKMTEEEVEQLVAGHEDSNGCINYEAFVRHILSG, from the exons ATG TGCGATTTCTCGGAGGAGCAGACTGCGG AGTTCAAGGAGGCGTTCCAGCTCTTCGACCGCACGGGGGATGGGAAGATCCTGTACAGCCAGTGCGGGGACGTGATGCGGGCGCTGGGCCAGAACCCCACCAATGCCGAGGTCATGAAGGTGCTGGGCAACCCCAAGAGCGATG AGATGAACCTGAAGACGCTGAACTTTGAGCAGTTCCTGCCCATGATGCAAACCATCGCCAAGAACAAGGACCAGGGCTGCTTCGAGGACTACGTGGAGGGGCTGCGGGTCTTCGACAAGGAGGGCAACGGCACCGTCATGGGGGCCGAGATCCGCCACGTCCTCGTCACCCTGG GCGAGAAGATGAcggaggaggaggtggagcagCTGGTGGCCGGGCATGAGGACAGCAACGGCTGCATCAACTACGAAG cgTTTGTGAGACACATCTTGTCAGGGTGA
- the MYL6 gene encoding myosin light polypeptide 6 isoform X2 produces the protein MCDFSEEQTAEFKEAFQLFDRTGDGKILYSQCGDVMRALGQNPTNAEVMKVLGNPKSDEMNLKTLNFEQFLPMMQTIAKNKDQGCFEDYVEGLRVFDKEGNGTVMGAEIRHVLVTLGEKMTEEEVEQLVAGHEDSNGCINYEELVRMVLSG, from the exons ATG TGCGATTTCTCGGAGGAGCAGACTGCGG AGTTCAAGGAGGCGTTCCAGCTCTTCGACCGCACGGGGGATGGGAAGATCCTGTACAGCCAGTGCGGGGACGTGATGCGGGCGCTGGGCCAGAACCCCACCAATGCCGAGGTCATGAAGGTGCTGGGCAACCCCAAGAGCGATG AGATGAACCTGAAGACGCTGAACTTTGAGCAGTTCCTGCCCATGATGCAAACCATCGCCAAGAACAAGGACCAGGGCTGCTTCGAGGACTACGTGGAGGGGCTGCGGGTCTTCGACAAGGAGGGCAACGGCACCGTCATGGGGGCCGAGATCCGCCACGTCCTCGTCACCCTGG GCGAGAAGATGAcggaggaggaggtggagcagCTGGTGGCCGGGCATGAGGACAGCAACGGCTGCATCAACTACGAAG AGCTGGTCCGGATGGTGCTGAGCGGCTGA
- the ESYT1 gene encoding LOW QUALITY PROTEIN: extended synaptotagmin-1 (The sequence of the model RefSeq protein was modified relative to this genomic sequence to represent the inferred CDS: deleted 1 base in 1 codon) — MERRGAGLAALGALGRRLLWALPAYAAGLLGLGAGALVLALALYAGWRRRRRARERGMRLAARLQRDEEAAVRAAAAGLGAARGELPAWVSFPDVERAEWLNKVLAQAWPFFGQYMEKLLVENIAPSIRASNTHLQTFTFTKVDMGEKPLRVLGVRAHPGTHKKQILLDLNISYVGDVQIDVEVKKFFCKAGVKGMQLHGMLRIILEPLLGDVPIVGALTMFFIRRPILDINWTGMTNLLDIPGLSSMSDTMIMDAISSYLVLPNRLLVPLVPDLHEAAQLRCPLPRGVVRVHLRGARDLRSKDRFMGGLVEGKSDPYAVLRVGTQVVTSRVIDDNLNPTWDEVYEFIVHEVPGQEMEVELFDKDPDQDDLLGRMKLDFGEVLKARVLDKWFPLQEGGQGRLHLRLEWLSLMSDASKLDQVLERNRTIVAKPDPPSAAILVVYLDRAEDLPMKKPGKEPNPMVQVSVQDVTRESKVVYNTSAPVWEDAFRFFLHDPVNQDVDIQVKDDPRQSSLGSLSLPLARLLDSPELTLDQPFQLQHSGPGSRLYMKLVLRVLFLDAPEDSGPPPTPSGQPDPPATTGGTHRPTHASPDPQFGTEHVLRIHLLEAENLIAKDNFFKGVVRGRSDPYAKVRVAGRVFRSRVVKEDLNPRWNEVYEAIVDNVPGQDVEFDLFDKDIDKDDFLGRCKVPLRRVLSSRIMDEWLPLEEVKSGRLHVRLESLAPSPSAALLEQVLHTNSLLQPARGEELSAALLSVFVDRAADLPLRKGSKPPAAFASLAVRDVSVKTKTCTPSAEPVWDEGFSFLIKRPHVESLELQVKEEGGQPLGALSLPLPQLLASEGLALDGWFPLAGGGPGSQILLRAQLGVLVSQQAEVGAGSVSLAGGDAAPQPAEAPGEECGMGGLRQRLLPADSHPEPAEGPLGRLQLTLWYYGEERKLVAIVHACRKLRAVSKELPDPYVSLVLLPDRSRSTKRKTSVQKKTLNPDFNERFEWDVSLEEASRRKLEAHVKSTLSFMSREKEVLGKIHLDLAQVDLSEGGTHWYELRDERSSP; from the exons ATggagcggcggggcgcggggctggcggcgctGGGCGCGCTGGGCCGGCGGCTGCTCTGGGCTCTGCCCGCTTACGCGGCGGGGTTGCTAGGGCTGGGCGCGGGTGCGTTGGTGTTGGCGTTGGCGCTTTACGCcggttggcggcggcggcggcgggcccgggaaCGCGGGATGAGGTTGGCCGCCCGCCTGCAACGAGACGAGGAGGCCGCCGtacgcgccgccgccgccgggctgggcGCGGCCCGCGGGGAGCTACCGGCATGG GTGAGCTTCCCGGATGTGGAGAGGGCAGAATGGCTGAACAAG GTCCTGGCCCAGGCCTGGCCCTTTTTCGGGCAGTACATGGAGAAGCTGCTGGTGGAGAACATCGCTCCGTCCATCCGAGCCTCCAACACCCACCTCCAGACCTTCACCTTCACCAAGGTGGACATGGGCGAGAAG CCTCTCCGGGTCCTGGGGGTCAGGGCTCACCCCGGCACCCACAAGAAGCAGATCCTGCTGGATCTCAACATCAG CTACGTGGGTGACGTCCAGATCGACGTGGAGGTGAAGAAGTTCTTCTGCAAGGCTGGGGTGAAAGGCATGCAG CTCCACGGGATGCTGCGGATCATCCTGGAGCCCCTCCTCGGGGACGTGCCCATCGTGGGGGCCCTCACCATGTTCTTCATCCGGCGCCCG atcttGGACATCAACTGGACAGGGATGACCAACCTGCTGGACATCCCGGGGCTCAG ctccatgTCGGACACGATGATCATGGACGCCATCTCCTCCTACCTCGTCCTGCCCAACCGCCTCCTGGTCCCGCTGGTGCCCGACCTGCACGAAGCCGCCCAGCTCCGCTGCCCCCTGCCCCGG GGCGTGGTGCGGGTGCACCTCCGGGGTGCCCGGGACCTGCGGTCGAAGGACCGGTTTATGGGGGGGCTGGTGGAGGGCAAGTCGGACCCCTACGCCGTCCTGCGCGTCGGCACCCAGGTCGTCACCAGCCGCGTCATCGACGACAACCTCAACCCCACCTGGGACGAGGTCTATGAG TTCATCGTGCATGAGGTGCCAGGGCAGGAGATGGAAGTGGAGCTCTTCGACAAGGACCCCGACCAGGACGACCTGCTGGGCAG GATGAAGCTGGATTTTGGGGAGGTGCTGAAGGCCCGGGTGCTGGACAAG TGGTTCCCGCTGCAGGAGGGGGGCCAGGGACGGCTCCACCTGCGCCTGGAGTGGCTCTCCCTCATGTCCGACGCCTCCAAACTGGACCAG GTTTTGGAGAGGAACCGGACAATCGTGGCCAAACCTGATCCACCATCAGCCGCCATTCTGGTCGTGTATCTGGACCGGGCTGAGGACTTGCCC ATGAAGAAGCCGGGCAAGGAGCCCAACCCTATGGTGCAGGTCTCGGTGCAGGATGTCACACGGGAGAGcaag GTGGTCTATAACACATCTGCTCCCGTCTGGGAAGATGCTTTCCGCTTCTTCCTGCACGACCCTGTGAACCAGGACGTGGACATCCAG gtGAAGGACGACCCCCGCCAGAGCAGCCTGGGCTCCCTCTCGCTGCCCCTCGCCCGCCTGCTCGACTCCCCGGAGCTGACGCTGGACCAGCCCTTCCAGCTCCAGCACTCAGGACCCGGCAGCCGCCTCTACATGAAGCTGGTCCTGCGG GTGCTCTTCCTTGATGCCCCTGAGGACAGtggccccccacccaccccctcaGGGCAGCCGGACCCCCCGGCCACCACCGGCGGCACCCACCGGCCCACCCATGCCAGTCCTGACCCCCAGTTTGGCACTGAG CACGTGCTGCGGATCCATCTCCTGGAGGCCGAGAACCTGATCGCCAAAGACAACTTCTTCAAGGGGGTGGTGCGGGGCCGCTCCGACCCCTACGCCAAGGTGCGGGTGGCCGGGAGGGTCTTCCGCAGCCGCGTGGTCAAGGAGGACCTCAACCCCCGCTGGAACGAGGTCTACGAG gcgATCGTGGACAACGTCCCGGGGCAGGACGTGGAGTTCGACCTCTTCGACAAGGACATCGACAAGGATGACTTCCTGGgccg GTGCAAGGTGCCGCTGAGGCGGGTGCTGAGCAGTCGCATCATGGATGAG TGGCTGCCACTGGAGGAGGTGAAGTCGGGGCGGCTGCACGTGCGGCTGGAGAgcctggcccccagccccagcgcTGCCCTCCTTGAGCAG GTCCTGCACACCAACAGCCTCCTGCAGCCCGCCCGCGGCGAGGAGCTCTCGGCCGCTCTCCTCTCCGTCTTCGTGGACCGAGCCGCCGACCTCCCG CTCCGAAAGGGCTCCAAGCCGCCTGCCGCCTTCGCCAGCCTGGCCGTGCGGGACGTCTCTGTCAAGACCAAG ACCTGCACCCCGTCGGCCGAGCCCGTGTGGGATGAAGGCTTCTCCTTCCTCATCAAGCGGCCCCACGTGGAGTCGCTGGAGCTGCAG gtgaaggaggagggggggcagcccctgggtgccctcagcctgcccctgccccagctcctggccTCCGAGGGGCTGGCACTGGACGGCTGGTTCCCGctggcc ggggggggtcccggcagccaGATCCTGCTGCGGGCGCAGCTGGGG GTCCTGGTGTCGCAGCAGGCGGAGGTGGGGGCCGGTAGCGTGTCCCTGGCCGGGGGGGACGCTGCCCCCCAGCCCGCGGAGGCGCCGGGGGAGGAGTGCGGGATGGGGGGGCTGCGCCAGCGCCTGCTCCCGGCTGACAG CCACCCCGAGCCGGCGGAGGGTCCCCTGGGGCGGCTGCAGCTCACGCTCTGGTACTACGGGGAAGAACGCAAGCTGGTGGCCATCGTCCACGCCTGCAG GAAGCTGAGGGCGGTGTCGAAGGAGCTGCCGGACCCCTACGTGTCCCTGGTGCTGCTGCCGGACCGCAGCCGCAGCACCAAGAGGAAGACCAGCGTGCAGAAGAAGACCCTCAACCCCGACTTCAACGAGAG GTTCGAGTGGGACGTGTCCCTCGAGGAAGCGTCGCGGCGTAAGCTGGAAGCTCACGTCAAGTCCACCCTGTCCTTCATGTCACgggagaaggaggtgctggggaag ATCCATCTGGACCTGGCACAGGTGGATCTGTCTGAAGGGGGAACCCACTG GTACGAGCTGCGGGACGAGCGGAGCAGCCCCTAG